In Nocardioides ginsengisegetis, a single window of DNA contains:
- a CDS encoding GH1 family beta-glucosidase: protein MPPPHPESHPELPPGFRFGTSTAAYQIEGAAHEDGKGPSVWDAFAAQPGRIKDGSTGEVACDHYHRYAEDVALMKQLGVGGYRFSLSWPRIQPTGAGKPNEKGLDFYDRLIDTLLDAGVQPMVTLYHWDLPLALEDDGGWINRATIDRFADFASIVGERYADRVEHWIPINEPNVVTMMGYATGVHAPGRTLMFDALPVAHHLLLGHGRAAIALRAAGATSIGCANNHAPMWPASDLPEDVGATKLFDAIWNGMFLEPMLLGRYPADLQPLLANNIEPGDMATIRQPLDFYGVNYYNPMKVAAAPEDSEMPFLLGELLGYPTTDFGWPVVPDALREWLITFRARFRAALPPIMITESGCSYGMGPDADGVVDDQPRIDYLDAHLRAVATAVQRGVDVRGYYTWSLLDNFEWAEGFTQRFGLVHVDYETQKRTPKRSFQWYADTIAAQTKSVG from the coding sequence GTGCCCCCGCCCCACCCCGAGAGCCACCCCGAGCTCCCTCCCGGCTTCCGCTTCGGCACCAGCACCGCGGCGTACCAGATCGAGGGCGCCGCCCACGAGGACGGCAAGGGCCCCAGCGTCTGGGACGCCTTCGCCGCGCAGCCCGGACGGATCAAGGACGGGTCGACGGGCGAGGTGGCCTGCGACCACTACCACCGGTACGCCGAGGACGTCGCGCTGATGAAGCAGCTCGGCGTCGGCGGCTACCGCTTCTCGCTGTCCTGGCCGCGGATCCAGCCCACGGGCGCCGGCAAGCCCAACGAGAAGGGCCTGGACTTCTACGACCGGTTGATCGACACGCTCCTCGACGCGGGCGTGCAGCCGATGGTCACGCTCTACCACTGGGACCTGCCGCTGGCCCTCGAGGACGACGGCGGCTGGATCAACCGGGCCACCATCGACCGCTTCGCCGACTTCGCCAGCATCGTCGGGGAGCGCTACGCCGACCGGGTCGAGCACTGGATCCCGATCAACGAGCCCAACGTCGTCACGATGATGGGCTACGCGACCGGGGTGCACGCGCCGGGCCGCACCCTGATGTTCGACGCCCTGCCCGTCGCCCACCACCTGCTCCTCGGCCACGGACGCGCCGCGATCGCGCTGCGTGCCGCCGGCGCCACGAGCATCGGGTGCGCCAACAACCACGCGCCGATGTGGCCGGCCAGCGACCTGCCCGAGGACGTCGGGGCGACCAAGCTCTTCGACGCGATCTGGAACGGCATGTTCCTCGAGCCGATGCTGCTCGGGCGCTACCCCGCCGACCTCCAGCCGTTGCTCGCGAACAACATCGAGCCCGGCGACATGGCCACGATCCGGCAGCCCCTCGACTTCTACGGTGTCAACTACTACAACCCCATGAAGGTCGCGGCGGCCCCGGAGGACTCCGAGATGCCGTTCCTCCTGGGCGAGCTGCTCGGCTACCCGACCACCGACTTCGGCTGGCCGGTCGTCCCCGACGCGCTGCGCGAGTGGCTGATCACCTTCCGCGCCCGCTTCCGCGCCGCCCTGCCGCCGATCATGATCACCGAGTCGGGCTGCTCCTACGGCATGGGTCCCGACGCCGATGGGGTGGTCGACGACCAGCCCCGCATCGACTACCTCGACGCCCACCTGCGTGCCGTCGCCACCGCCGTCCAGCGCGGGGTCGACGTGCGCGGCTACTACACGTGGTCGTTGCTCGACAACTTCGAGTGGGCCGAGGGGTTCACGCAGCGCTTCGGGCTCGTGCACGTCGACTACGAGACGCAGAAGCGCACGCCGAAGCGCTCGTTCCAGTGGTACGCCGACACGATCGCGGCGCAGACCAAGTCCGTCGGCTAG
- a CDS encoding HNH endonuclease signature motif containing protein, with the protein MAAVHELFDAVSDASLWSMSTEEAAATLAAATRMVARAQEIEMRVAEHAKTVGVGESVGATSTTNFWAHATKQTQTAAHGKMRLAVALAARPALRTAVAAGDVLVDQARVIVDAVEVLPVEHRDEAEAMLIKFAAEHDAQALKRLGRRILEFLDPEAADAHEAKQLEAEERDAARSTKLTMTDDGHGKVHGRFTLPSAQAAMLKKALLAFAAPKHRAAVDGCVGERRPSAERMGQAFVELIERYPTKLLPKAGGVSATVVVTMDISTLMGGLKAASLDTGERITAGQARRLACEAGIIPAVLGGKSQVLDLGRKRRFHSESQRIAMAIEQGGCNAEGCDWPPGLCHGHHPIPWSLGGETNKDGMLLCPHHHARAHDPKFTMTKQSGGKVAFTRRT; encoded by the coding sequence GTGGCTGCTGTCCATGAACTGTTCGACGCGGTGTCCGATGCGTCGTTGTGGTCGATGTCGACCGAGGAGGCCGCGGCGACTCTGGCGGCGGCCACCCGGATGGTCGCGCGAGCGCAGGAGATCGAGATGCGGGTCGCCGAGCACGCCAAGACCGTCGGCGTCGGGGAATCCGTCGGGGCGACCTCGACGACCAACTTCTGGGCGCACGCGACCAAGCAGACTCAGACCGCCGCGCACGGCAAGATGCGCCTCGCGGTCGCGCTGGCCGCCCGGCCGGCTCTGCGTACGGCGGTCGCCGCGGGTGACGTGCTGGTCGACCAGGCGCGGGTGATCGTCGATGCGGTCGAGGTCCTCCCGGTCGAGCATCGCGACGAGGCCGAGGCGATGCTGATCAAGTTCGCCGCCGAGCACGACGCGCAGGCGTTGAAGAGGCTGGGTCGGCGGATCCTGGAGTTCCTGGACCCCGAGGCAGCGGACGCCCACGAGGCGAAGCAGCTCGAGGCCGAGGAACGCGACGCCGCCCGGTCCACCAAGCTGACCATGACCGATGACGGGCACGGCAAGGTGCACGGACGGTTCACGCTGCCGTCCGCGCAGGCCGCGATGCTGAAGAAGGCGCTGCTCGCGTTCGCCGCCCCGAAGCACCGTGCCGCGGTCGACGGGTGTGTCGGTGAGCGGCGGCCGTCGGCGGAGCGGATGGGGCAGGCGTTCGTCGAGCTGATCGAGCGCTACCCGACCAAGTTGCTCCCCAAGGCCGGCGGGGTGTCCGCCACGGTCGTGGTGACGATGGACATCTCCACCCTGATGGGCGGCCTGAAGGCAGCCTCCCTGGACACCGGGGAGCGGATCACCGCCGGCCAAGCCAGAAGGCTCGCCTGTGAGGCGGGGATCATCCCCGCCGTCCTCGGCGGGAAGTCCCAGGTCCTCGACCTCGGCCGCAAGCGCCGGTTCCACAGCGAGTCCCAGCGGATCGCGATGGCCATCGAGCAGGGCGGCTGCAACGCCGAGGGGTGCGACTGGCCACCCGGCCTGTGTCACGGCCACCACCCCATCCCGTGGAGCCTGGGCGGCGAGACGAACAAGGACGGCATGCTCCTCTGTCCCCACCACCACGCGAGGGCCCATGACCCGAAGTTCACGATGACCAAACAGTCCGGCGGGAAGGTCGCCTTCACCAGGCGGACATAG
- a CDS encoding sulfotransferase, protein MRDLSYLFVMTYGRSGSTLLSGLLNAQPGWLIRGENHDAVHHLYDFHRAMERASEAGPTDALRMRTHPWFGAADYPRRKALAKTRRLVLDTVLRPKEDTRVTGFKEIRWYQPDLPEYVAWLREVFPGARFLVNTRDHADVLKSKWWADGDKSDQLAGIERRILDVADDLGDAAYRVHYDEYVADPSTLAAMYAWLGEPYDEEQVRATMAVRHST, encoded by the coding sequence ATGAGGGACCTGTCCTACCTGTTCGTCATGACCTACGGCCGGTCGGGCTCCACCCTGCTCTCCGGCCTGCTCAACGCCCAGCCGGGCTGGCTCATCCGCGGCGAGAACCACGACGCCGTGCACCACCTCTACGACTTCCACCGGGCGATGGAGCGGGCCAGCGAGGCCGGCCCCACCGACGCGCTCCGGATGCGCACGCACCCGTGGTTCGGCGCCGCCGACTACCCGCGCCGCAAGGCGCTCGCCAAGACCCGGCGGCTCGTCCTCGACACGGTGCTGCGGCCCAAGGAGGACACCCGCGTCACCGGCTTCAAGGAGATCCGCTGGTACCAGCCGGACCTCCCGGAGTACGTCGCGTGGCTGCGCGAGGTCTTCCCCGGAGCCCGGTTCCTCGTCAACACCCGCGACCACGCCGACGTCCTCAAGAGCAAGTGGTGGGCCGACGGCGACAAGTCCGACCAGCTCGCCGGCATCGAGCGGCGGATCCTCGACGTCGCCGACGACCTCGGCGACGCGGCGTACCGCGTCCACTACGACGAGTACGTCGCCGACCCGTCGACGCTCGCCGCGATGTACGCCTGGCTCGGCGAGCCCTACGACGAGGAGCAGGTCCGCGCGACGATGGCCGTGCGGCACTCGACCTGA
- a CDS encoding cold shock domain-containing protein → MSSQGQVREWHHDDGWGVIDSAETPGGCWAHFGVVRVRGYRTLDAGQDVEFTFQPVDQDGYAFSATAVWPAGGDPSPPEQESTEPSAAYRSSLRLEFDDDQAAD, encoded by the coding sequence ATGAGCTCCCAGGGTCAGGTGCGGGAATGGCACCACGACGACGGGTGGGGTGTCATCGACTCCGCGGAAACTCCCGGCGGCTGCTGGGCGCACTTCGGCGTGGTGCGGGTCCGTGGCTACCGCACGCTCGACGCGGGGCAGGACGTGGAGTTCACGTTCCAGCCTGTCGACCAGGACGGCTACGCGTTCAGCGCCACGGCCGTCTGGCCCGCGGGTGGGGACCCGTCCCCGCCGGAGCAGGAGTCGACAGAGCCCTCCGCGGCCTACCGCAGCTCGCTCAGGCTCGAGTTCGACGACGACCAAGCGGCCGACTGA
- a CDS encoding methyltransferase domain-containing protein, with the protein MSTDLPMDIPLPPGPLRMGGAHFKKDQDFIEAGIRDVRMLRRTAGLTRRKTLLDWGCGAGRLAVGVKHLLGHVADYHGVDVQPELLNWARDHLSDAHTRFTLVDQKNARYNPDGDETYDIPAEPGSVDVLYSYSVFSHMLTEDIAGYGRTIARILSPEGRAWMTAFVEEDVPDCVENPTDYLKLDWKGALHCVRFDRRFFEATLWDAGLAVEQYVHGRETDGQSMYVLRRR; encoded by the coding sequence GTGAGCACCGACCTGCCGATGGACATCCCGCTTCCGCCCGGCCCGCTGCGCATGGGCGGCGCGCACTTCAAGAAGGACCAGGACTTCATCGAGGCCGGGATCCGTGACGTGCGGATGCTGCGTCGTACGGCGGGCCTGACCCGCCGCAAGACGCTCCTCGACTGGGGCTGCGGCGCGGGCCGCCTCGCCGTCGGCGTCAAGCACCTGCTCGGTCACGTGGCCGACTACCACGGCGTCGACGTCCAGCCCGAGCTGCTCAACTGGGCACGGGACCACCTCAGCGACGCGCACACCCGCTTCACGCTGGTGGACCAGAAGAACGCGCGCTACAACCCCGACGGCGACGAGACCTACGACATCCCGGCGGAGCCGGGCAGCGTCGACGTCCTCTACTCCTACTCGGTGTTCTCCCACATGCTCACCGAGGACATCGCCGGCTACGGCCGCACGATCGCCCGGATCCTGTCGCCCGAGGGCCGCGCGTGGATGACCGCGTTCGTCGAGGAGGACGTCCCCGACTGCGTGGAGAACCCCACCGACTACCTCAAGCTGGACTGGAAGGGCGCGCTGCACTGCGTGCGCTTCGACCGCCGCTTCTTCGAGGCGACGCTCTGGGACGCCGGCCTCGCCGTCGAGCAGTACGTCCACGGCCGGGAGACCGACGGGCAGTCGATGTACGTCCTGCGGCGTCGATGA